A window of Pangasianodon hypophthalmus isolate fPanHyp1 chromosome 29, fPanHyp1.pri, whole genome shotgun sequence genomic DNA:
TGGAAAAACCTAAGAAAACATGGGACAGTCTCCTCAACTCAGAGTTCAGCAAAGTAATGTCAAATcgacatggctgctcacagcatgaacagtgctttaaatgagttttactgtatatataggtatagatactgtatataaatctatatgtacatatagatttaacaagtaaATATCTAACACTGACTCTGCAGTGCACTTTATTGAGGAGGAAAATACACATCACTCATTGGCCACCCAAGGCTGTGATGACGTGTCGCATCGACACAGCAGGCTCGACACAGCAGGTTCGCTCAACTCACCACCAGTATGTAAAGCTTGACTGATTTGGGCAAGCTGATGGTTACAtcgaccaatcagtgatcaccaCTGCttccaacgaccaatcactgatcaccactgtgtCACACCCTCAcacttctttgttcttcatCTGAAACTCATGTCTTGGTGATATTTTCAAGTAATATAAGCAAGTTATTCCATCAGTAACCATTTCCTCCATGTCTTATTTCCTGACTCCTCACTACCACAGCTTCATTTGGTATGTGCTCTTGATAGAAAGTATAGTATTCTCTAAATGCATAAAAGTTTAGTTTGTTgtgccatgaccaaagatgATTTCTTTCtatacaaaattaattattttctgaGAATATATACTGAGAAATCTCTATTCTTCATATACCCTATTCATACTCCTTCTTCATATACTATtattgatatgcaaatgaccaTAATGAACCAATGAATATGCTAATTAGGATGTGACGTCGTCCAGCGACTTCCAGAGTGTGCTTCAGCTACATTTATCTCAAAAGAGCTGGCAAGAGGTTGAATTTCTGTTTCGTAGGAGAAGATacagttctcacacacacacacacctggctgaTGGATCATGTAGTGCACCCAGCCCTGGCTCTGCTGAACGCCCAGGTTGCGCCACTCCGTCTCCGACATCAGGTGTGTTTTAGGCACACGTTTAGCTATGTCCTTGGGTAACATGACGTGCCTGAAAaccaacaaaacacaaacataaacataaacaaatctCTAAAAGCACTGAGTCTTTCCAAAATAACCCgtcatgaataataaataacccACCTGTACTCAAACTTTTCGTCGTCGTATTTGTCTGAATAATAGATCTGCTTGTGTGACATGGCGTGGCAGTTAGTTCACCTAAACAACAGCAAACACTCTGTTAGTGAAATAAGCCAGACAAGCAGCCCTGAAGTCTTCTAACGTTAATCAGAGCCAGCTTTATGTCCAGGTGAAGAGCAGTGTTAGTGTGCTAATCATCAGGAGCACTGTAATCCAAGCTAACACTCATAACATACGCCCCAAAAGTGTATACCGACGATAAAAACTACCATTCAAGTTACACCAAACGTGTAAAAATAAGTCTACAATACATACCTGGTTTGTTCCCAACAAATATATTCAGTAAAACGTTAATATTTAGCTGGAGTTGTATCAAATAAACTGCGCTGTTTCTCTAACGTTCCTCTGCCTTCCTGACAAATTTCCCTCTCAGATCACATGGCCCCGCCCCCAGCGTTCAAATCATCAAGCTGCCATCTGATTGGACAATGCACGTACGTTGCGGGCAGATGCTTCCAAAGTCTATTCTCATTGGCTAAAACGCTTTCCGGAGTCTTCCGGTGCCTCGCAAACGTCCATAAAAATGGCATGAAATCATtcgcattttaaaaataaataatgattttaaaaattatctTATTTACACGAATATCTCTGTAAATTCCTGATTCCTGTTCTGTTCCAGGAAGGAGCTTTATCAAACCCCTGAAGAGTTCGGTATTTTCTGCTCCAGAAACCGAGAGTCTGGGACAGTTGCTATGGCAACGCTTTAACGCTAACCCGCTCGggtggttttgtttgtttgcttttttgcttttgttgtcGCTTTATTGTACATgaacaaaagcaaataaaaagtacatcAGGACATAAAAACAGGACATCCAtgttaaagcaaataaaaaagcaaaaaaaaaaaaaacatgaaggttACTTAGTCTCACTTACTAAAATGAATTTTagttctgctgttgttgttgttgttgttgttgttgttttatttcgaAGACGTGTTAGAGATccattataaaaattaaattgaatcaaATTCGTATTTTCCATGTTTGGCTTTTTTATGAAAGTAGTATCTCCCATGATGTATTAATAAACTCAGAATAAAAGTTATAGGTGTGACTTTACAATCAAAACCAATCATAAAGCCTCTAAGATttatatttcaattcaattttatttgtatagcgcgtttaataatggacattgtcacaaagcagctggacagaaataaatagattcaaattaaattaaaccaaaataaattttgaagtgacggtggtgaggaaaaactccctgagacttcatgaggaa
This region includes:
- the cks1b gene encoding cyclin-dependent kinases regulatory subunit 1; translation: MSHKQIYYSDKYDDEKFEYRHVMLPKDIAKRVPKTHLMSETEWRNLGVQQSQGWVHYMIHQPEPHILLFRRPLPATKPQ